In one window of Brassica rapa cultivar Chiifu-401-42 chromosome A07, CAAS_Brap_v3.01, whole genome shotgun sequence DNA:
- the LOC103831820 gene encoding homeobox-leucine zipper protein HDG11, which produces MSFVGGVGGSGSGGGDGGGSGSGSQQHHDGSETDRKKKRYHRHTAQQIQRLESSFKECPHPDDKQRNQLSRELGLAPRQIKFWFQNRRTQLKAQHERADNNALKAENDKIRCENIAIREAIKHAICPNCGGPPVNEDPYFDEHKLRIENAHLRDELERMSTVASKYMGRPISSHLSTLHPLHISPLDLSMTGPSLDFDLLPGSSMHSHPNNNLATISDMDKPLMNDIALTAMEELLRLFNTNEPLWTRADGGREILDLGSYENLFPRSGNRGKNHNVRTEASRSSGIVFMNAMTLVDMFMDGVKWGELFPCIVASSKTLAVVSSGMGGTHEGALHLMYEEMAVLSPLVATREFCELRYCQMIEQGSWIVVNVSYHLPQFVSQSSNSYKFPSGCLIQDMPNGYSKVTWVEHVETEEKEQTHELYREMIHKGIAFGAERWVTTLQRMCERFASLLAPATSSRDLGGVIPSPEGKRSMMRLAHRMVSNYCISVSRSNNTHSTVVAELNEVGVRVTAHKSPEPNGTILCAATTFWLPNSPQNVFNFLKDERTRPQWDVLSNRNAVQEVAHIANGSHPGCCISVLRASNASQSQSNNMLILQETSIDSSVALVVYSPVDLPALNIAMSGDDTSYIPLLSSGFAISPDGNHSSSTTEQGGASTSSGFGGGGSLITVGFQIMVSNLPSAKLNMESVETVNNLIGTTVHQIKTGLNNCPSGSATA; this is translated from the exons ATGAGTTTCGTCGGCGGCGTCGGTGGAAGTGGAAGCGGCGGAGGAGACGGTGGTGGTAGTGGTAGTGGTAGCCAACAACATCACGACGGGTCTGAAACTGATAGGAAGAAGAAACGTTACCATCGTCACACCGCTCAACAGATTCAACGACTTGAATC GAGTTTCAAGGAGTGTCCTCATCCAGATGATAAGCAGAGGAACCAACTCAGCAGAGAATTGGGTTTGGCTCCAAGACAAATCAAGTTCTGGTTCCAGAACAGAAGAACTCAGCTCAAG GCACAACATGAGAGAGCAGATAACAATGCACTAAAGGCAGAGAACGACAAGATTCGATGCGAAAACATAGCCATCAGAGAAGCTATCAAGCATGCCATATGCCCAAACTGTGGAGGTCCTCCCGTTAATGAAGACCCTTACTTTGATGAACACAAGCTTCGGATCGAAAATGCACATCTTAGAGACgag CTTGAAAGAATGTCAACGGTTGCATCAAAGTACATGGGAAGACCAATCTCCTCCCACCTCTCAACGCTGCATCCACTCCACATCTCACCGTTGGATCTGTCCATGACTGGTCCTTCACTGGATTTTGATCTTCTTCCAGGAAGCTCTATGCATTCTCATCCTAATAATAACTTGGCTACTATATCAGACATGGACAAGCCTCTTATGAACGACATTGCTTTGACTGCGATGGAGGAATTGCTTAGGCTTTTCAACACAAACGAACCTCTCTGGACTAGAGCAGATGGCGGGAGAGAGATTCTTGATCTTGGAAGCTATGAGAATCTTTTTCCAAGATCAGGTAACCGAGGGAAGAACCATAACGTTAGAACCGAGGCGTCTAGGTCTTCTGGTATTGTCTTCATGAATGCTATGACGCTTGTCGACATGTTCATGGATGGT GTCAAGTGGGGAGAGCTCTTTCCTTGTATAGTTGCATCGTCTAAAACACTTGCAGTGGTGTCTTCAGGAATGGGAGGCACCCATGAGGGTGCATTGCATTTG ATGTATGAAGAAATGGCAGTGCTTTCTCCATTAGTAGCAACACGCGAGTTCTGCGAGCTACGATACTGTCAGATGATTGAACAAGGAAGCTGGATAGTTGTAAATGTCTCATATCATCTTCCTCAGTTTGTGTCTCAATCTTCTAACTCCTATAAGTTTCCATCTGGATGCTTGATTCAGGACATGCCTAATGGATACTCCAAG GTTACTTGGGTTGAACATGTTGAAACTGAAGAAAAAGAACAGACTCATGAGCTTTACAGAGAGATGATTCACAAAGGGATTGCCTTTGGAGCTGAACGTTGGGTTACTACTCTACAGAGAATGTGTGAAAGGTTTGCCTCTCTGTTGGCACCAGCAACTTCATCCCGTGATCTCGGTGGAG TGATTCCATCGCCGGAAGGGAAGAGAAGCATGATGAGACTTGCTCATAGAATGGTTAGCAACTACTGTATAAGTGTCAGCAGATCTAACAACACTCACTCAACAGTAGTTGCTGAACTAAACGAAGTTGGAGTCCGTGTGACTGCACATAAGAGCCCTGAACCAAACGGCACTATCTTATGTGCAGCAACCACCTTCTGGCTCCCAAACTCTCCTCAAAACGTCTTCAACTTCCTCAAAGACGAAAGAACACGTCCGCAG TGGGATGTTCTTTCAAATAGAAACGCAGTGCAAGAAGTTGCTCACATTGCAAACGGATCACATCCTGGTTGCTGCATATCGGTTCTACGT GCATCAAATGCATCACAGTCACAGAGTAACAACATGTTGATTCTACAAGAAACATCAATAGACTCATCAGTAGCACTAGTGGTGTACAGTCCAGTGGATTTACCAGCACTGAACATCGCAATGAGCGGTGATGATACTTCTTACATTCCCCTCTTGTCCTCAGGCTTCGCAATCTCACCAGACGGAAACCACAGTAGCTCAACCACTGAGCAAGGAGGAGCCTCAACGTCAAGCGGTTTTGGTGGAGGAGGGTCGTTGATTACAGTTGGGTTTCAGATAATGGTTAGCAACTTACCGTCGGCAAAACTAAACATGGAGTCGGTGGAGACGGTTAATAACCTGATTGGAACCACTGTGCATCAAATTAAAACCGGTTTGAACAACTGTCCTAGTGGTTCAGCAACAGCTTGA
- the LOC103831821 gene encoding sucrose synthase 6 codes for MASASSPAMLQRSDSIADKMPDALKQSRYHMKRCFASFVKGGKRLMKRENLMNEIEKCIEDSLERKKIMEGLFGYILSCTQEAAVVPPFVALAARPNPGFWEYVKVNAGDLTVDEITATDYLKLKESVFDESWANDENALEIDFGAIDFTTPRLTLPTSIGNGADYISKFISSKLGGKSDKLEPLLNYLLSLNHHGENLMINEDLNTVTKLQKSLMLAVNVVSTYPKHTPYETFSQRLKEMGFEKGWGNTSERVKETMVMLSQVLEAPDSVKLDLLFSRLPTVFNVVIFSVHGYFGQQDVLGLPDTGGQVVYILDQVRALEEELLIRINQQGLGFKPQILVVTRLIPEARGTKCDQELEAIEGTKHSHILRVPFVTEKGVLRQWVSRFDIYPYLERFTQDATSKILQRFDCKPDLIIGNYTDGNLVASLMATKLGVTQGTIAHALEKTKYEDSDAKWKELDPKYHFSCQFTADLIAMNVTDFIITSTYQEIAGSKERPGQYESHTAFTMPGLCRVVSGIDVFDPKFNIAAPGADQSVYFPYTETQKRLTKFHPSIQELLYNEKDNQEHMGYLAEREKPIIFSMARLDIVKNITGLVEWYGKDKRLREMANLVVVAGFFDMSKSNDREEKAEIKKMHDLIEKYKLKGSFRWIAAQTDRYRNSELYRCIADTKGVFVQPALYEAFGLTVIEAMNCGLPTFATNQGGPAEIIVDGVSGFHIDPNNGDESVAKIGDFFSKCGTDGLYWDTISKGGLKRIYECYTWKIYAEKLLKMGSMYGFWRQVNEDQKKAKQRYIEMFYNLQFKQLTKKVTIPEDKSLPLRLASLRNLLPKKPTSLGGGSKQKEVNETEKMKQESKDGQEHNESTVGGEVREGLLAAEASEKMKKVIETSEETQRLEKMKIAYGQQQQHQGVSTVRNLFWSVVVCLYIFYVLKQRFFGTYSVQED; via the exons atggctTCTGCTTCATCTCCAGCTATGCTTCAAAGATCGGATTCTATCGCAGACAAAATGCCTGATGCACTGAAACAAAGCCGGTACCATATGAAGAGATGTTTCGCCAG CTTTGTTAAAGGAGGAAAGAGGCTAATGAAGCGTGAGAATCTGATGAATGAGATTGAGAAATGTATAGAAGATAGTCTTGAACGCAAGAAGATCATGGAAGGACTGTTTGGTTACATTCTCTCTTGTACTCAG GAAGCAGCAGTGGTTCCACCGTTTGTTGCATTAGCCGCGAGACCAAACCCTGGTTTTTGGGAGTATGTTAAGGTCAATGCTGGAGACCTAACAGTTGATGAAATCACAGCCACGGATTACTTGAAGCTCAAGGAATCTGTTTTCGATGAGTCATG gGCTAACGATGAAAATGCATTGGAGATAGACTTTGGAGCTATTGACTTCACAACTCCTCGGCTTACTCTTCCTACTTCAATTGGAAATGGAGCTGATTACATCTCTAAGTTTATATCTTCTAAGCTTGGAGGCAAATCTGATAAACTAGAACCATTGTTGAACTACTTGCTTAGCCTTAACCATCACGGAGAG AATCTTATGATCAATGAAGATCTCAACACAGTTACAAAGCTCCAGAAATCTCTGATGCTTGCTGTGAATGTAGTCTCCACTTACCCCAAACACACGCCTTATGAAACTTTCTCACAAAG GTTGAAGGAAATGGGATTCGAGAAAGGTTGGGGAAACACATCAGAGAGAGTTAAAGAAACTATGGTTATGCTCTCACAAGTTCTTGAGGCACCAGACAGTGTGAAGCTAGATCTGCTCTTTAGCAGACTTCCCACAGTGTTCAACGTTGTGATCTTCTCTGTCCATGGCTATTTTGGTCAGCAAGATGTGCTAGGTTTACCAGATACCGGAGGCCAG GTTGTTTACATTCTTGATCAAGTAAGAGCATTAGAAGAAGAGCTGCTCATTAGAATCAACCAACAAGGTCTTGGATTCAAGCCTCAGATTCTTGTGGTGACAAGGCTAATACCTGAAGCAAGAGGAACAAAGTGTGATCAAGAGCTAGAAGCCATTGAAGGAACCAAGCATTCTCATATCCTCAGGGTTCCTTTTGTTACAGAGAAAGGAGTCCTCCGTCAATGGGTTTCACGGTTTGATATCTACCCTTACCTTGAGAGATTCACACAG GACGCAACGAGCAAGATTCTCCAACGGTTTGATTGCAAGCCTGACCTCATCATTGGAAACTACACAGATGGGAACTTGGTTGCATCTCTAATGGCTACCAAACTTGGTGTCACTCAAGGAACCATTGCACATGCTTTGGAGAAGACTAAGTATGAAGATTCAGATGCAAAGTGGAAAGAGCTAGATCCTAAGTACCATTTCTCTTGTCAGTTCACAGCTGATTTAATAGCGATGAATGTCACTGACTTCATCATTACCAGCACATATCAAGAAATTGCTGGAAG CAAGGAAAGACCAGGACAGTATGAGAGTCACACTGCCTTTACAATGCCTGGTCTATGTAGAGTTGTCTCTGGCATTGATGTGTTTGATCCCAAGTTTAACATAGCTGCTCCTGGGGCAGATCAATCTGTGTACTTCCCTTACACAGAGACACAGAAGAGATTGACCAAGTTTCATCCTTCAATACAAGAACTTCTCTACAATGAGAAAGACAATCAAGAACACAT GGGATATCTTGCGGAAAGAGAGAAACCAATCATCTTCTCAATGGCTAGACTTGACATAGTGAAGAACATAACTGGTTTGGTTGAGTGGTATGGTAAAGAcaagagactaagagagatGGCTAACCTTGTAGTTGTTGCTGGATTCTTCGACATGTCGAAATCTAATGACAGAGAAGAAAAGGCTGAGATCAAGAAGATGCATGATCTTATCGAAAAGTATAAACTCAAGGGGAGTTTCAGATGGATAGCTGCTCAAACCGATAGGTACAGAAACAGTGAGCTTTACAGGTGCATTGCTGATACAAAAGGAGTCTTTGTTCAACCTGCTTTGTATGAAGCCTTTGGTTTAACGGTTATTGAAGCCATGAACTGTGGACTGCCAACTTTTGCTACGAACCAAGGTGGACCAGCTGAGATTATCGTTGATGGTGTCTCTGGCTTCCACATTGATCCCAACAATGGTGATGAATCTGTTGCTAAAATTGGAGATTTCTTCAGCAAGTGTGGTACGGATGGTTTGTACTGGGATACTATCTCTAAGGGTGGTCTTAAAAGAATCTATGAGTG CTACACATGGAAGATTTATGCAGAGAAGCTGTTGAAGATGGGAAGCATGTATGGATTCTGGAGACAGGTGAATGAAGATCAGAAGAAAGCTAAGCAGAGATACATTGAGATGTTTTACAATCTCCAGTTCAAACAATTG ACCAAGAAAGTGACAATCCCTGAAGATAAATCTCTGCCTTTGAGATTGGCATCACTGCGTAACCTCCTTCCCAAGAAACCAACATCTCTTGGAGGAGGAAGTAAGCAGAAGGAAGTGAACGAAACCGAAAAGATGAAACAGGAAAGTAAAGACGGTCAAGAACATAATGAGTCTACAGTTGGAGGAGAAGTGAGAGAGGGTTTGCTTGCAGCTGAAGCAtcagagaagatgaagaaagttATAGAAACTTCTGAAGAGACACAGAGACTAGAGAAGATGAAGATTGCGTACggacaacaacaacagcacCAAGGAGTTTCGACGGTTAGGAACTTGTTTTGGTCTGTTGTGGTTTGTCTCTACATCTTTTACGTTTTGAAGCAGAGGTTCTTTGGAACTTACTCGGTTCAAGAGGATTAA